A DNA window from Trichomycterus rosablanca isolate fTriRos1 chromosome 9, fTriRos1.hap1, whole genome shotgun sequence contains the following coding sequences:
- the LOC134320896 gene encoding E3 ubiquitin/ISG15 ligase TRIM25-like, which produces MDTFMSLENDQYNCSVCLDLMTDPVTIPCGHSYCMACIQDYWNKSNQKTNYCPQCRQTFPTRPTLNKNTMLAEILETFRNAALQPSVPAGSLAEPGSIECSFCTGIKVAAVKSCLDCRASYCKTHLHPHYTVHALKTHKLVNPTNMPTCEKHNKLLEVFCRTDQKFVCVLCITDDHKSHDIVSSETEREEKQVKLEANTRKFEEKRKAKQKEIQELETAIASRKHSAKKAVEDTQLTFTSLISFLKDRCSEVIKNIRDQEKTDLDRATDLKKQLELKLAALMEQEDTMGKLLKTEDNIYFVQNFKSMPTPSEAEELQTLKSVGSSENVRESILEFKGKLEHLCQQRVNMILQQALKTDIRIGDRVRVKPSVGTPKHKWGKVTRQSVGVVKTLNGEEINVDFPEQSGWHGFVSEMEFVSEQELLGSLTANGSFHIGDEVRVKASVVTPKHDWGGVTHKSVGRVKAIKGDVMTVDFPEFSGWKGFLSEMELIRSKASVQPSSPFKIGDSVRVKTTVTSPKYNWGAVSHKSVGVVTALSEDITKFS; this is translated from the exons ATGGATACGTTTATGTCTTTAGAAAACGATCAATACAACTGCTCAGTATGTCTAGATCTGATGACGGATCCAGTGACTATTCCTTGTGGACACAGCTACTGTATGGCCTGCATTCAGGATTACTGGAATAAAAGTAATCAGAAGACAAACTACTGTCCTCAGTGCAGGCAAACCTTTCCAACAAGGCCAACACTGAACAAAAATACAATGCTCGCTGAGATACTTGAGACATTCAGGAATGCAGCACTTCAGCCTTCAGTACCTGCTGGATCTTTAGCAGAACCGGGCAGTATAGAATGTAGTTTTTGCACTGGGATAAAAGTTGCTGCTGTTAAATCATGCCTGGACTGTCGAGCCTCCTACTGCAAAACACATCTCCATCCTCACTACACCGTACATGCTCTGAAAACACACAAGTTGGTTAACCCCACCAACATGCCAACATGTGAGAAACATAATAAACTGTTGGAGGTGTTCTGTCGCACAGACCAGAAGTTTGTCTGCGTGCTGTGTATAACAGATGACCACAAGAGCCATGATATTGTTTCATCtgagacagaaagagaagagAAACAA GTCAAGTTGGAAGCTAATACAAGAAAATTTGAAGAGAAACGCAAAGCAAAACAGAAGGAAATTCAGGAGCTGGAAACGGCCATTGCATCACGTAAA CACTCAGCAAAGAAGGCTGTGGAGGACACTCAGCTCACCTTTACCTCCTTAATCAGTTTCTTAAAGGACAGATGCTCTGAGGTCATAAAGAATATCCGAGATCAAGAGAAGACTGACCTTGATAGAGCCACAGATCTTAAAAAGCAACTGGAGCTTAAACTGGCTGCGCTGATGGAACAGGAAGACACCATGGGCAAACTTTTAAAGACTGAAGACAACATTTACTTTGTTCAG AATTTTAAAAGTATGCCCACTCCCTCTGAAGCTGAAGAGTTGCAGACGTTGAAGTCAGTTGGCTCCTCTGAAAATGTGAGGGAAAGTATTTTGGAGTTTAAAGGGAAACTGGAGCATTTATGCCAGCAGAGAGTGAACATGATATTACAACAAG CTCTGAAGACTGATATCAGAATTGGAGATCGTGTCCGAGTAAAGCCATCTGTTGGCACTCCAAAACACAAATGGGGAAAGGTGACTCGCCAAAGTGTGGGTGTGGTTAAGA CTCTTAATGGGGAGGAAATTAATGTTGACTTCCCTGAGCAATCTGGCTGGCATGGTTTTGTCTCTGAAATGGAATTTGTTTCTGAACAGGAACTTTTAG GCTCACTGACTGCAAATGGCAGTTTCCACATTGGGGATGAAGTAAGAGTGAAAGCCTCAGTTGTAACCCCCAAACATGACTGGGGAGGCGTCACTCATAAAAGCGTGGGCAGAGTTAAAG CTATTAAGGGTGATGTTATGACTGTGGACTTCCCTGAGTTTTCAGGCTGGAAGGGTTTTCTCTCAGAAATGGAGTTAATACGCAGCAAAGCGTCAG TACAACCCAGCTCCCCATTCAAAATAGGAGACAGTGTCAGAGTAAAAACCACTGTAACTTCTCCAAAATATAATTGGGGTGCGGTTTCTCACAAAAGTGTTGGTGTGGTTACAG CTCTTAGTGAAGATATAACAAAATTTTCCTGA